A region of Arabidopsis thaliana chromosome 5, partial sequence DNA encodes the following proteins:
- the SLK2 gene encoding SEUSS-like 2 has protein sequence MASSTSGIFFQGDDESQSFINSHLTSSYGNSSNSAPGCGGPTGGYHNLSMVSGDMHNPVMMSVSTPGPSAGASSLVTDANSGLSGGGPHLQRSASINNESYMRLPASPMSFSSNNISISGSSVVDGSTVVQRHDPSVQLGGSSATSLPTSQTNQIPLSMARRASESFFQDPNNLTQARKKPRLDSKQDDALQQQILRQWLQRQDILQQQQQQQQQGQNPQFQILLQQQKLRQQQQYLQSLPPLQRVQLQQQQQVQQQQQLQQQHQQQQQQLQQQGMQMQLTGGPRPYENSVCARRLMQYLYHQRQRPSESSIVYWRKFVTEYFSPRAKKRWCLSHYDNVGHSALGVSPQAATDEWQCDLCGSKSGRGFEATFDVLPRLNEIKFASGVLDELLYLGVPSERRYGSGIMVLEYGKAVQESVYEHIRVVREGHLRIIFSQELKILSWEFCTRRHEELLPRRLVAPQVNQLLQVAEKCQSTIDQSGSDGIHQQDLQANSNMVMAAGRQLAKSLESHSLNDLGFSKRYVRCLQISEVVSSMKDMIDFCRDQKVGPIEALKSYPYRMKAGKPQMQEMEQLAAARGLPPDRNSLNKLMALRNSGINIPMNNMSGQGSLPGSAQAAAFALTNYQSMLMKQNHLNSDLNNTTIQQEPSRNRSASPSYQGTSPLLPGFVHSPSISGVSSHLSPQRQMPSSSYNGSTQQYHQQPPSCSSGNQTLEQQMIHQIWQQMANSNGGSGQQQQSLSGQNMMNCNTNMGRNRTDYVPAAAETPSTSNRFRGIKGLDQSQNLEGIISNTSLNFGNNGVFSNEVDESMGGYSWKS, from the exons ATGGCTTCTTCAACTTCTGGGATTTTCTTTCAAGGAGATGATGAATCTCAAAGCTTCATTAACTCTCACTTGACTTCCTCTTATGGGAATTCATCTAACTCTGCTCCTGGATGTGGTGGACCTACTGGTGGCTATCACAATCTCAGTATGGTTTCTGGTGATATGCATAATCCGGTTATGATGAGTGTTTCAACACCCGGTCCAAGCGCAGGAGCTAGTTCGCTTGTCACAGATGCTAATTCAGGGCTCTCTGGAGGTGGTCCTCATTTGCAGCGTAGTGCTAGTATCAATAATGAGTCATATATGCGTTTACCGGCGTCTCCTATGTCGTTCTCTTCTAATAATATCAGCATATCTGGTTCATCAGTTGTAGATGGGTCGACTGTGGTACAACGGCATGATCCTAGTGTTCAGCTAGGTGGCTCTAGTGCTACATCACTGCCTACATCACAAACTAATCAAATCCCGCTTTCTATGGCTCGGCGTGCTTCTGAATCGTTCTTTCAGGATCCAAACAACTTAACTCAAGCACGGAAAAAACCTAGATTAGATTCAAAGCAGGATGATGCTTTGCAGCAGCAGATTTTACGTCAGTGGCTTCAGAGACAGGATATattgcagcagcagcagcaacaacaacaacaaggcCAAAATCCACAGTTCCAAATCTTGCTTCAGCAACAAAAGCTGAGGCAACAGCAACAATATCTCCAGTCCCTCCCACCATTGCAACGGGTTCAactgcagcagcagcaacaagtgcagcaacagcaacagttgcagcagcagcaccaacagcaacagcaacagtTGCAACAACAAGGAATGCAAATGCAACTAACCGGTGGGCCAAGACCTTATGAAAATAGCGTTTGCGCTCGAAGATTGATGCAGTACCTATATCATCAGCGACAAAGGCCTTCT GAGAGCAGTATTGTTTACTGGAGGAAATTTGTGACGGAGTATTTTTCTCCCCGGGCAAAGAAAAGATGGTGTCTTTCTCATTATGATAATGTGGGGCATAGTGCACTTGGTGTTTCTCCTCAGGCAGCCACG GATGAATGGCAGTGTGATCTATGTGGTTCTAAATCGGGAAGAGGATTTG AAGCAACTTTTGATGTCTTGCCAAGGCTTAACGAAATCAAATTCGCAAGTGGTGTCCTGGACGAGCTTCTTTATCTGGGTGTACCGTCTGAACGCAGATATGGATCTGGAATTATGGTGTTAGAGTATGGAAAAGCAGTTCAGGAGAGTGTGTACGAACATATCCGTGTTGTTCGCGAAGGCCATCTTCGGATTATATTCTCCCAAGAGCTGAAG ATTCTCTCATGGGAGTTCTGTACTCGTCGACATGAAGAACTACTTCCTCGTCGCCTAGTAGCTCCACAG GTGAACCAATTGCTTCAGGTTGCAGAGAAATGTCAGAGCACAATTGATCAAAGTGGATCAGATGGGATTCATCAACAAGATTTGCAAGCTAATAGCAACAT GGTCATGGCTGCTGGACGTCAACTAGCAAAAAGCTTGGAGTCACATTCACTCAATGACTTAGGCTTCTCAAAACGATATGTTCGGTGTCTGCAG ATTTCTGAGGTTGTCAGCAGCATGAAAGATATGATTGACTTTTGCCGTGACCAAAAAGTGGGTCCAATCG AGGCTTTGAAGAGCTATCCATATCGAATGAAGGCTGGTAAACCTCAGATGCAGGAGATGGAGCAACTAGCGGCTGCCCGAGGGCTTCCACCTGATAGGAACAGTCTCAACAAGCTAATGGCCTTGCGCAATTCCGGGATAAACATACCAATGAACAACATGAGCGGTCAAGGATCTCTTCCCGGCTCTGCACAAGCTGCCGCTTTTGCGCTTACCAACTACCAGAGCATGCTCATGAAACAAAACCATCTGAATTCAGACCTAAACAACACCACAATCCAGCAAGAACCATCAAGAAACCGGAGTGCATCCCCGAGCTATCAAGGAACTAGTCCCTTGTTACCTGGTTTTGTGCATAGCCCATCAATAAGTGGTGTATCTTCCCATCTATCTCCTCAGCGGCAAATGCCAAGCTCCAGTTATAATGGCTCAACCCAGCAATACCACCAACAGCCACCTTCCTGTAGTAGCGGTAACCAAACATTGGAACAACAAATGATTCATCAAATATGGCAACAGATGGCAAACAGCAATGGAGGCTCCGGTCAACAACAACAGTCACTTTCTGGTCAGAACATGATGAATTGCAATACCAACATgggaagaaacagaacagatTATGTTCCCGCAGCAGCTGAAACACCAAGCACCTCCAACAGATTCAGAGGCATCAAGGGGTTAGACCAAAGCCAAAACCTGGAAGGTATTATCTCTAATACATCGCTCAACTTTGGGAATAACGGGGTTTTTAGCAATGAGGTTGATGAAAGCATGGGAGGATATTCTTGGAAGTCATGA
- a CDS encoding Bifunctional inhibitor/lipid-transfer protein/seed storage 2S albumin superfamily protein (Bifunctional inhibitor/lipid-transfer protein/seed storage 2S albumin superfamily protein; FUNCTIONS IN: lipid binding; INVOLVED IN: lipid transport; LOCATED IN: endomembrane system; CONTAINS InterPro DOMAIN/s: Bifunctional inhibitor/plant lipid transfer protein/seed storage (InterPro:IPR016140), Plant lipid transfer protein/Par allergen (InterPro:IPR000528); BEST Arabidopsis thaliana protein match is: Bifunctional inhibitor/lipid-transfer protein/seed storage 2S albumin superfamily protein (TAIR:AT5G01870.1); Has 689 Blast hits to 689 proteins in 90 species: Archae - 0; Bacteria - 0; Metazoa - 1; Fungi - 0; Plants - 688; Viruses - 0; Other Eukaryotes - 0 (source: NCBI BLink).), whose translation MTRSFSPVVSLFLLLLQTICSATVENAADCAAVGTLISSCTEFVNYGYPDPIPGSSCCDAMTVIGTYSDSSEKRKWLCNCFMDLINVYNSNATAISTLSGFCGVVLGFTIDPNTDCNFIQ comes from the exons ATGACGAGATCATTCTCTCCGGTGGTGTCTCTCTTCTTATTACTACTGCAAACGATATGTTCAGCCACTGTGGAAAACGCAGCGGATTGTGCGGCGGTGGGAACGCTGATATCGTCGTGCACAGAGTTTGTGAACTACGGGTATCCGGATCCGATACCAGGGTCGAGTTGCTGCGACGCGATGACTGTGATCGGAACTTACTCTGATTCGTCGGAGAAGAGAAAGTGGCTGTGTAACTGCTTCATGGATCTCATCAATGTCTATAACTCTAACGCCACCGCCATTTCTACTTTGTCTGGCTTCTGCGGCGTCGTTTTGGGCTTCACCATCGACCCTAACACCGACTGCAACTT CATTCAATGA
- the IQD23 gene encoding IQ-domain 23 (IQ-domain 23 (IQD23); CONTAINS InterPro DOMAIN/s: IQ calmodulin-binding region (InterPro:IPR000048); BEST Arabidopsis thaliana protein match is: IQ-domain 24 (TAIR:AT5G07240.1); Has 854 Blast hits to 833 proteins in 54 species: Archae - 0; Bacteria - 0; Metazoa - 62; Fungi - 7; Plants - 775; Viruses - 0; Other Eukaryotes - 10 (source: NCBI BLink).), with translation MGFFGRLFGSKKKSDKAASSRDKRRWSFTTRSSNSSKRAPAVTSASVVEQNGLDADKHAIAVAAATAAVAEAALTAAHAAAEVVRLTSGNGGRNVGGGGNSSVFQIGRSNRRWAQENIAAMKIQSAFRGYLARRALRALKALVKLQALVRGHIVRKQTADMLRRMQTLVRLQSQARARASRSSHSSASFHSSTALLFPSSSSSPRSLHTRCVSNAEVSSLDHRGGSKRLDWQAEESENGDKILEVDTWKPHYHPKPLRSERNNESPRKRQQSLLGPRSTENSPQVGSSGSRRRTPFTPTSRSEYSWGCNNYYYSGYHPNYMANTESYKAKVRSQSAPKQRVEVSNETSGYKRSVQGQYYYYTAVEEESLDVGSAGYYGGGGGDSDRLNRNQSAKSRMHSSFLV, from the exons ATGGGCTTTTTCGGGAGACTGTTCGGGAGTAAAAAAAAGTCTGATAAAGCTGCTTCGTCGAGAGATAAACGGAGGTGGAGCTTCACCACCAGATCTTCAAATTCCAGCAAGAGAGCTCCGGCGGTGACGTCGGCTTCGGTGGTTGAGCAAAATGGTTTGGATGCTGACAAACATGCGATAGCTGTGGCTGCTGCGACAGCCGCGGTGGCGGAAGCAGCTCTTACTGCTGCTCATGCGGCAGCTGAAGTCGTGAGACTAACAAGCGGAAACGGCGGGAGAAACGTCGGTGGCGGTGGAAACTCGTCGGTGTTTCAAATAGGAAGAAGTAACCGTCGGTGGGCTCAGGAGAATATCGCGGCGATGAAGATTCAATCCGCTTTTCGTGGTTATCTG GCGAGGAGAGCATTACGAGCACTAAAGGCATTAGTGAAGCTTCAAGCATTAGTGAGAGGACACATAGTGAGAAAACAAACTGCAGATATGCTTAGAAGGATGCAGACTCTTGTTCGTCTTCAATCTCAAGCTCGTGCTCGAGCCTCTCGTTCTTCTcactcctctgcttctttccACTCCTCCACCGCTCTTTTGTTCCCATCTTCCTCGTCTTCTCCACGTTCTCTTCACACGCGCTGCGTTTCAAACGCTGAAGTCAGCTCTCTTGACCACCGTGGAGGCTCTAAGCGGTTAGATTGGCAGGCGGAGGAAAGCGAAAATGGAGACAAGATCCTAGAAGTGGATACTTGGAAGCCTCATTATCATCCCAAACCGTTACGTTCAGAGAGAAACAATGAGTCTCCGAGGAAACGACAACAATCTTTGTTGGGTCCGAGAAGTACAGAGAATAGTCCTCAAGTTGGTTCTAGTGggtcaagaagaagaactccTTTTACGCCGACGTCAAGAAGCGAGTATTCTTGGGGATGTAATAACTATTACTACTCGGGTTATCACCCGAATTACATGGCTAACACTGAGTCTTATAAAGCTAAAGTTCGGTCACAAAGTGCGCCGAAACAGAGAGTTGAGGTCTCTAATGAGACCAGTGGCTACAAGAGATCTGTTCAGGGACAGTATTACTACTACACAGcggtagaagaagagagtttggATGTTGGAAGCGCTGGTTACtacggaggaggaggaggcgaTTCTGATCGATTGAATCGGAACCAAAGTGCGAAATCGAGGATGCATTCTTCGTTTCTTGTTTAG
- a CDS encoding F-box and associated interaction domains-containing protein (F-box and associated interaction domains-containing protein; CONTAINS InterPro DOMAIN/s: F-box domain, cyclin-like (InterPro:IPR001810), F-box domain, Skp2-like (InterPro:IPR022364), F-box associated domain, type 3 (InterPro:IPR013187), F-box associated interaction domain (InterPro:IPR017451); BEST Arabidopsis thaliana protein match is: F-box and associated interaction domains-containing protein (TAIR:AT1G32420.1); Has 1297 Blast hits to 1252 proteins in 36 species: Archae - 0; Bacteria - 0; Metazoa - 0; Fungi - 0; Plants - 1297; Viruses - 0; Other Eukaryotes - 0 (source: NCBI BLink).): MKRRSKESNYNISSQRRRYREISTREKSRYIDIPLDITVEILKKLPAKSLVRFQCVSKQWSTIIGSRRDFIDSIVARSMTHPQQWWDVLLIFHYQSDKSSFFIFTHPLNTNQELVSIPGLTVDCYGYIRDDLFNHVFVFGYDPVKNKYKVMCLMITKSEEFENACFVFTLRDPKKQWRNVKCGIQHHYPWLPAVCINGAIYYRATEDHGSTFFLVSFDVRSEKFDHVNAPKELIDSKDSTLINYQGKLGFVSYERSVGIWVMEDHNKQGWSKVVDSSIGSGEIVFINKMVICHDTVYVVFFLS; encoded by the exons atgaagagaagaagcaaagagagCAACTACAATATCTCATCACAACGTCGTCGATACCGTGAAATCTCCACTAGGGAAAAGTCCCGTTATATTGATATCCCTCTCGATATAACGGTGGAGATACTCAAGAAACTCCCTGCGAAGTCTCTCGTGAGGTTCCAATGCGTCTCGAAACAATGGTCAACCATTATCGGATCCCGTAGAGACTTCATTGATTCGATCGTGGCCCGTTCGATGACTCATCCGCAGCAGTGGTGGGATGTCCTTCTCATCTTCCACTACCAATCAgacaaatcttcttttttcatcttcaCTCATCCtctaaacactaaccaagaATTAGTATCAATCCCTGGATTAACGGTCGACTGTTATGGCTACATTCGtg ATGATTTATTCAATCACGTTTTCGTCTTTGGGTACGATCCTGTCAAGAATAAATACAAAGTAATGTGCTTGATGATTACTAAATCGGAGGAGTTTGAGaatgcttgttttgttttcacattGAGAGATCCCAAGAAGCAATGGAGGAACGTCAAATGCGGTATCCAACATCACTATCCGTGGCTACCCGCAGTTTGCATCAACGGGGCTATCTATTACCGAGCCACTGAAGATCATGGTTCTACATTTTTCTTGGTGAGTTTTGATGTTAGGTCCGAGAAATTTGATCATGTGAATGCTCCGAAAGAGCTGATTGATAGCAAGGATTCGACTCTGATAAATTACCAAGGAAAGCTAGGATTCGTAAGTTATGAGAGGAGCGTGGGAATATGGGTTATGGAGGATCATAATAAACAAGGATGGTCCAAGGTTGTAGATAGCTCCATTGGAAGTGGTGAGATTGTTTTCATCAATAAGATGGTTATCTGTCATGACACGGTATATgtagtcttttttttatcctaA
- a CDS encoding Bifunctional inhibitor/lipid-transfer protein/seed storage 2S albumin superfamily protein (Bifunctional inhibitor/lipid-transfer protein/seed storage 2S albumin superfamily protein; FUNCTIONS IN: lipid binding; INVOLVED IN: lipid transport; LOCATED IN: endomembrane system; EXPRESSED IN: 8 plant structures; EXPRESSED DURING: petal differentiation and expansion stage, E expanded cotyledon stage, D bilateral stage; CONTAINS InterPro DOMAIN/s: Bifunctional inhibitor/plant lipid transfer protein/seed storage (InterPro:IPR016140), Plant lipid transfer protein/seed storage/trypsin-alpha amylase inhibitor (InterPro:IPR003612); BEST Arabidopsis thaliana protein match is: Bifunctional inhibitor/lipid-transfer protein/seed storage 2S albumin superfamily protein (TAIR:AT5G07230.1); Has 30201 Blast hits to 17322 proteins in 780 species: Archae - 12; Bacteria - 1396; Metazoa - 17338; Fungi - 3422; Plants - 5037; Viruses - 0; Other Eukaryotes - 2996 (source: NCBI BLink).), whose protein sequence is MAIMASFKSFAAVLSVLFLAMTAIETVVQAQECGNDLANVQVCAAMVLPGSGRPNSECCAALQSTNRDCLCNALRAATSLPSLCNLPPVDCGINA, encoded by the exons ATGGCAATAATGGCATCGTTCAAGTCTTTCGCAGCCGTTCTCAGTGTCCTTTTTCTTGCCATGACTGCTATAGAAACGGTAGTTCAAGCCCAAGAATGTGGCAACGATCTAGCAAATGTGCAGGTATGCGCCGCCATGGTGCTGCCCGGTTCAGGCAGACCAAATTCAGAGTGTTGCGCCGCACTTCAATCTACTAATAGAGATTGTCTATGCAACGCTCTCCGTGCAGCCACCTCTCTTCCTTCGCTTTGTAACCTTCCTCCTGTGGATTGTG GTATAAATGCTTAG